The Aedes albopictus strain Foshan chromosome 2, AalbF5, whole genome shotgun sequence region cacacagatgggcaacatagctcttattatggaagaagacaggaataacaaaagccgaatcgtctcccgaagccgctatcgtggtgaagtgcattcgtttgacatttttgtttcgaacagtagtttgattgcttgtgttgcgaatgtcggaaacaaaggaggccgaacatcgacgaaaaggttcaaatgactgtgatctctaacaagactgatcacgactcatcgacaacctgatggaaaaatagggtcagaccacattagattcccggtagtgtcctattttataggatttttaattcttgcattatgggcatattttgtatgaaaatatgtccagaattcaaaatttgtaatcagaaaacccaagctgtgcgctgtttcacaaggtctgcaatatgactatagtttgaatggggaagaatgccggtcttcgtccaaaactggtaaccagaaaatcataaacgacatgccaaaattcaatacggcgactattttatgtaattttaggtgcagagtccaaaaatgaataccagaacatctaagatggtgtctcaatgttcaagatggcggttagtttggttggggtagatatccggagtcataaaatgatgaccgaaaatctaaaatgacgtttcaaaattttgcggcttcatgacacttgtttggtttgagttttagatcgttgtcttatattttctgaatattggatgttatgctaatataaaatgtatccatattgagtagatttagcaagaagttttcattttgtatttatgtcaatgtcatcaacatgtcgctcgagttttgttgaaaggatattttagagcacgagaaaggcaccatcaccgctaggtggattaattagggttttttttatctaGATCAACTTGAAAGACTAAGGTAGTGTGAAGCCTATTCCAATTGACACGGTGCTTTTCCcaagaaaaagaaattgctgaataacagtttcttgagctggagtttgcttaagatttgtttATTCAACTCTTATACAGCTAAAAATTTTAATGGGTCTCTTACGAGATGCTGCGGGTCTTGGTGTGCTAATGTTCCCAAGGTGATTTATACTCTCATGGTAACCAGAAAGTGATGTGAATCTTCTAaaccaacccaggttggaactgaatcaaaaacgaaaataaTTCGTGACTCGAAAATGACACCTgtaggcagggatgccagatgattttttgaaaaatctgtatcgctatttccaaaaatatgaatcccatacaaaatttgggtgaaaaatctgtattccatacaaaaataaaatagctcctctagctcaaaaatttgtattttatataaaacgaaatctgtacggatgctcaaaaatctgtataatacagataaatccgtatatatggcatccctgcctgTAGGAAACAAACTCGTGATCTGCTTCATTGATGATACATGTGAAGACTCTtggagaaacatttttttttttgaaaaatgatttcCACAGAGTGCATATAGATGTCCTAAATCAGAAGAAGCCttcaaatacttgaaaaaaataaCAACAGCGTTCAGTATGTACAGTATCTCGcagtatataaaaaaaacaaatgaattggTATAAAAATGACCAAGAAAAAGCGCCCAAAATATGACCCCCTGCCCGAATTGTCCTGCATCAAGCAGATCAAACCTTGCTCATACATATTAGTAAATATCCATAATTTGTCTACACAGTtcatccctgggcttggattatatcttccaggaagctttgatttcaggcatgtggtcgatggcctttgcagtaatgattagaatagctgaatgtataatcaatggcaaacaattctgtaagaatcagatctccaagtcatctgatatagttatactgatcatgacgctgcatagtatatcgaacatttgtcgaagtaatttatgtgccgggaaaatataattccaagttggagagaatattacaaactgagggagggtaattggcccagtcagacccctgaatgtgcaatgtgggttagtttatgggaatgccattgaaggtttgtaatattctccgaggctttcgaaatccaacagggcgcgtccccgggttgcggatagggggaaaagggagatttttcacatttgtactgtaatcagccaatgtggtatcatctcctatggtgttgtagtgcgattgaatgatctcattctatgggaattcgaaccttgtaatgtattgtttatcaacttcaattttataagcttgataaggttttgaagacaaacatgagatgagagaattgcctaataggaaagtcacatcagcaaagcttttacatatgcaaatgctatccatggggtcatgtctagcatttcatatgtatggcaatgactgattcttacctagcaggggtactacaagaccacgcggacaattcgattaatggcttaattggggataatatattttccagaactgaagggacatttttgtccggggtgactggcgagtcggagagggtagaagtttccgtttgttataattgacaaaataaacaatcgggcgctttttctttctatgacttgcttggtattttgtggattattgttttttggttttggaaggtatgcgattcactattgagccttaaaattattttgcatctgaatagcattgatatcgtcaagtctgcaccaacaccctaatcccacaccaaaatacccttttcctatcccatggcgtttatgtggtcagcaaagactattcagccattacccctccttatcatcggctttggactgacttgcgctctcattgccccaccaaatgctgcaaaatgaaaatgaaaatgaaaaaatgaaataatttgTCTACATAGTTCATCAGATCACTCCTCGGTTTAGCTAACCCTAGCAATAATGTATACTGTGCTGAGAAAACTTCAGTAAACGGAACCTGCACCGTTCATAGCAGAGCACTTGAAGCGCGTCATCTCGAGACACACTAATTCCAGTTCAATTCCACGGACAGCAATCTCCCACGCACAGTGATCCCAAATAGGGAGAGTAAAACTTCACGACTACGCATTCATTAGTGGTTCGTTCGCAGCACGTTCTTCGTCATCGTTTTTTCGATGCCGTCACCGGGTGAAATCGATTTTGAATCAGCACTGCTGTGCTGGATTCTCCCATATAGGGAATCTGGATCATTGGCGACGGTCCGTCCAATAAAACTGTGTGCGGGATGACATCACCTGATTCGGGGTGTTCGGATCGTAATGAGTGAGAACTCTCTCCCGAATGTCTGATGGAACTTTATTCCTTTTTGAATAGGCGGTATAGTCCTAATTAGTAAGGAGTCGGATTCTTCAGAAAGAAAGCGTTTGAATTAGTTTAAAGTCTTGGTAGTTGTAGTCTTTTGCACTGGGATTAGGTAGCAGTCCGAATAAACCCTTCAAATTGGAACGAAGAAACTCTGCTGGACAGTCACCTCGCTGCTGTTGTCGTCCATCTTTTTGAAAGACTTTTGAAACTGTTGGAAGCGACTACGCCGCTCTTGCAGATTGGTCCCGAAGGTGTACTTCGGAAGTTCAGCGGAATCCCTGCGGGCTGGCTTGGACGGAGACTGGGGTGGTTCCAGCCGAGCTGGACGGTCTGAGCTTAGACGTGGGCTAGCTATGCCGACGGGTTTGCGGTTCGCTTGTTCGTACTCCTCTTTGAGAGTGTTATAGGTGTCGGAGCGGAACTGAGAAGGACGATCGAATTCTACCCGATGGGTGCTTGTGGTAACCGTGTAGCTGCGACCACGATCCGGGTCATACCGCTCGGTACGGTTGGTATTTACAAGAATGGATTTGTTCCGATCTGGACTTCGGCTTTGAACTTTCTTGTTGATTGTACTGTAGCCCATTTCGATCTCTTTCTGTCGAGCTTTTAGATGGCTGCTACCCGCAGACTTTGACTTGAGTTCCAACGTTTCAAATGGGGAAGAACTACGATCATGAGTTTTGTGGGTTTTCTCTTGTTCGTCCCGACTCGGCCGCGATTGCTTGCGGTCATAAGTAGAATATCTTTTCGTAGGAGACACACTTCTTGCCCGATTTATACTTTGAGGAGTTGAGCTCCGTTCCCTGTAACTTCTATGGGAGGATGAACTGTGTTCTGGATTCGTTGTTTCCATTAGCGAGTTTCTCGATTCAGTTCTTTTCTTCCTAGAAGTCTTAAGTTTATCTTCATCATCTAACTTGCAGTTGATGCCAATATCTCGGAATTGGGGAACATAAGTTCCATCCGAGGAATTCGAATCATTTCGGGCGTTCTTCTTGGAGTCATGTTTAAACAGAGTCTTTTCAAATCTCTTGATGAAGCTTTCGACTTTTTGCACTGGTTTCGatgatttcaaagatttcttacgAAAAGTTCGGGTATTGACCACAACTGGAACGTTGTCTTCTGGAGTGCTCTTGGTGTTACGTGGATCAGAAACGTTTTCCTGAGATTTATCTGGAAACCAAAATATAATTAAACAAATCACATCACCACAGAGAAACTACCCCAAAGACTCACCTTTGTTCTTTTTCTTCGTATAAGTACTCGTTCTGGTCTTTTCATCGTCCGACTCGTTGACAGTAAACGTATCGCTCCGACTGATCGCCTTTGCAGATCGTCGACTATCCTCATGATCACCCTTGGTAAACGTATTCTTGCGCAATATCCCCGTCGTCGGTTTACTGGGGGCCGTTTCGTACTTATCCACGTAGACGATTATTGGCGCTGGGGATTCCTTCCCATATTTGGACTCCCGCTTCAGAGTAGCCGAATTGCTACCCCGTCGGCCAGGACCGCCAGCGCCATCTCTTCGAGCTGTACCGTAGGTTTCGCTGTCGTATCGTTCCCGTTCGGAGTCGTTTCCATTGCGTCCGGTCGTGTTCCGCTCGCTGATGATACTTCGGGCCGGTTTGGTTGGTTTGGCTGTTCGGTTACTGCCGGTGTAACCACTGTTGGTCAAATTGTTGCGAATGTTGCGTAGGAAGGACATTTTCGAAGCTGGGAGTTGATGTAATTAATTATTGTGGTGCAAATTCTAACAAACATAAGGATTCGAAAGTCGTTTGGAATTGAGAAAAAGCCGCTTTGAAAGTATTATTAACAAGCAACTATCACGGTAAATCtaaaacacagcgcaacatttttttgtctcaagagcaaacttatgtgtctccgaaggattttggaccgctgaatccgaatccgggctcagatttactctaacacgtcacaattttgagctatacctcaatttatagggcaaaatatgcgattttaggcttttttgactgcaagccattaaactTGGGAatgtattttttaagcaatcaaaaggttaattggtcaattcacatctaaattaacgactcatgcaaaatatttcgttttacctaatcaaatttgatagatttaagcattttatgttagtatgaaaacttgcatgcaacttttggagggtgacttgtatgggaaatatcgtacctaacataaatcgcttgaaactatcaaattcgatttggtaaaatgaaatattttgcatgagtcgttgatttagatgttaattgaccaattaaccttttgattgcttaaaaaaaatatttccttgcttaatggtttgcagtcaaaaatgcccaaaatcgcatattttgccctataaattgaggtatagctcaaaattctcgAAATCCTGGGACTAAGTGAAGTCCGTTGGCCTAACTTTGAAGAAATCAAGCTACCGTCGGGACAGGTATTGTTATATTCAGGTATTCTGGCATTACTGACAGATTCAAAACACGGGTTCGCAATCTCACCGACTGATGCTGCCAAGCTGCAAGACAATTTCTACAGTGACTTGAAGCCATCGTGGATGAAGTTCCAAAGGACGATATAAGGATCTGCATAGGTGACTTCAACGCGTAGATTGACTACACAACATGGACTATGTGCACAAGTCTGCTATGAgcgtcacggtgtgccaaaaaccgttattatcaaataaaaatgtccaccaatttggcacccgtcattcgaaagatatactatcctagtatctactctgaaaatttgaaaatcttttatcggcggaaattgaagtttttgttatttgaagatAATGCGTTATTTCTTTAGAGTTTtaatatatgagtaaatatgcacatatcgtgGTTCTATGGCCTTTTAGATTTCTACAAATATATGtacattattttttcaaatatttatcaaCATGTATGATATCCAAGCATAGTTTCAGCAAATTTGACAATATATTGTCAGAGGAATCacaagttacagttatttgaataGTTTACTCTGATATCCCAACATATTTCCCTAACATGTTACCTATAATCCAGTTacttaccgtcaaacggggttacttgcaacagcggtgtaacttgcaacactatgacatacattaaatgtgaactattttttcataatattgaaagctagtatgcttcaccgtttcggttatcaaaattatgtgtaccaaagatcattttagtgaaaaaatcagtttggtttctttgtttattgttc contains the following coding sequences:
- the LOC115270417 gene encoding uncharacterized protein LOC115270417 gives rise to the protein MSFLRNIRNNLTNSGYTGSNRTAKPTKPARSIISERNTTGRNGNDSERERYDSETYGTARRDGAGGPGRRGSNSATLKRESKYGKESPAPIIVYVDKYETAPSKPTTGILRKNTFTKGDHEDSRRSAKAISRSDTFTVNESDDEKTRTSTYTKKKNKDKSQENVSDPRNTKSTPEDNVPVVVNTRTFRKKSLKSSKPVQKVESFIKRFEKTLFKHDSKKNARNDSNSSDGTYVPQFRDIGINCKLDDEDKLKTSRKKRTESRNSLMETTNPEHSSSSHRSYRERSSTPQSINRARSVSPTKRYSTYDRKQSRPSRDEQEKTHKTHDRSSSPFETLELKSKSAGSSHLKARQKEIEMGYSTINKKVQSRSPDRNKSILVNTNRTERYDPDRGRSYTVTTSTHRVEFDRPSQFRSDTYNTLKEEYEQANRKPVGIASPRLSSDRPARLEPPQSPSKPARRDSAELPKYTFGTNLQERRSRFQQFQKSFKKMDDNSSEVTVQQSFFVPI